One genomic region from Nitrosopumilus sp. encodes:
- a CDS encoding ATP-binding protein, with translation MHKQKMERFDKLWISCFVATLLTIISLYIANYFSAIEFSIFDVIALFLYTAIPGSLVIVVLWATIKAEQIKEIPKKSLVFLALSFVSWFAAEQTWNFYEQVLETEPFPSMADVFYIIAPFFMFISLFIFLKPLKKQIPKRSIFFASLISAVSLIPTIIIAYNSDSNEIIETVIGLAYPALDALVLIPVIITILFLIQRRKNLFWIMILAGVLVFVIADTLFLFLTLTEQYTTHHLIDVLWITSYVVWFFSLLRSIHNSRHVSDKETNYSVQSETQNITKYGISIFLVIINITVAIVLFSIRYLQPPQTDTSFLDYFSIVLVMLMIIFSVGIFLLNKILYKNLIQRTKELEHISQEFIKAERLSAIGELSARLAHDLRNPLSVIKMTTDLLKQTTTKLDPVLDKRINLMSKSIDRMTHQIENVLDYVRKSPLETTNTSVRKIILDAIEKIKIPDDVKITIFEKDMHIQCDPVKLDAVFVNLIINSIQAIPDKGEIEIRGDEKEDKIVLEFVDSGIGIPKDSLEHVFEPLFTTKQKGTGLGLASCKNIIEQHGGTISVSTNPTTFTIILPKTILVSS, from the coding sequence ATGCACAAGCAAAAAATGGAAAGATTTGACAAACTATGGATTTCTTGTTTTGTTGCAACGCTACTTACAATCATATCACTTTACATAGCAAATTATTTTTCAGCCATAGAATTTTCAATTTTTGATGTAATTGCTCTGTTTCTATACACTGCAATTCCCGGCAGCTTGGTCATCGTAGTGCTCTGGGCTACAATCAAAGCAGAACAGATCAAGGAGATTCCAAAAAAATCCCTCGTTTTTCTAGCACTGTCATTTGTGAGCTGGTTTGCAGCAGAACAGACTTGGAATTTTTATGAGCAAGTTTTAGAGACAGAACCGTTTCCATCCATGGCAGATGTGTTTTACATCATCGCGCCGTTTTTCATGTTCATCTCACTGTTTATTTTTTTGAAACCCCTAAAGAAACAGATACCAAAAAGAAGCATATTTTTTGCCAGTCTAATTTCAGCTGTTTCCCTAATCCCAACTATCATCATCGCATACAATTCAGATAGCAACGAGATTATCGAGACAGTAATCGGACTTGCCTATCCAGCACTGGATGCACTAGTTCTCATACCGGTAATTATTACAATCTTGTTCTTGATTCAAAGAAGGAAAAATCTATTTTGGATAATGATACTGGCAGGAGTTTTGGTATTTGTTATTGCAGATACATTGTTTTTGTTCTTGACACTAACAGAACAATATACCACCCATCATCTGATTGATGTTTTATGGATTACAAGCTATGTAGTATGGTTTTTCTCGTTGCTTCGCAGCATCCACAATTCTAGGCATGTTTCAGACAAAGAAACAAACTATTCTGTACAGTCTGAGACGCAAAATATAACAAAATATGGAATCTCGATATTTTTGGTCATCATCAACATTACAGTTGCAATAGTTTTGTTCAGCATACGGTATTTACAGCCACCACAGACAGATACCAGTTTTTTGGATTATTTTTCCATAGTGTTAGTTATGTTGATGATAATTTTTTCTGTGGGAATTTTCTTGCTAAATAAAATACTGTACAAGAATCTAATACAAAGAACAAAAGAATTAGAACACATATCACAAGAATTCATCAAGGCCGAAAGACTATCTGCAATTGGTGAATTGTCTGCACGTCTTGCACATGATCTGAGAAACCCATTATCGGTGATAAAAATGACAACAGACTTGCTAAAGCAAACAACAACGAAACTAGATCCTGTACTAGATAAAAGAATCAACCTGATGAGCAAAAGCATAGACAGAATGACACACCAGATAGAAAATGTGTTAGATTATGTCAGAAAATCTCCATTGGAGACAACCAACACATCAGTTCGTAAAATTATTCTGGACGCCATAGAGAAGATCAAGATTCCAGATGATGTCAAAATCACAATATTTGAAAAAGACATGCACATACAGTGTGATCCAGTCAAACTTGATGCAGTGTTTGTCAATCTCATCATCAACTCTATTCAGGCAATACCAGACAAAGGAGAAATTGAGATTAGAGGAGACGAAAAAGAAGACAAGATAGTTTTAGAGTTTGTAGATTCCGGAATAGGCATTCCAAAAGATTCTCTGGAACATGTGTTTGAGCCATTATTTACAACCAAACAAAAGGGAACGGGACTTGGTTTGGCAAGTTGTAAAAACATCATAGAACAGCACGGCGGAACTATTTCTGTATCGACTAACCCCACTACATTTACAATTATTTTACCAAAAACCATTCTAGTTAGCAGTTGA